Proteins encoded by one window of Vigna radiata var. radiata cultivar VC1973A chromosome 5, Vradiata_ver6, whole genome shotgun sequence:
- the LOC106762574 gene encoding cinnamoyl-CoA reductase 1 — translation MPSAESLPPSSQTICVTGAGGFIASWMVKLLLEKGYTVRGTLRNPDDPKNGHLKEFEGASDRLTLHKVDLLDVDSVRSVIHGCHGVFHTASPVTDNPEEMVEPAVNGAKNVIIAAAEAKVRRVVFTSSIGAVYMDPKRSIDLVVDESCWSDLEYCKNTKNWYCYGKAVAEQAAWDTAKEKGVDLVVVNPVLVLGPLLQPTINASTIHILKYLTGSAKTYANATQAYVHVRDVALAHILVYEKSSASGRYLCAESSLHRGELVEILAKYFPEYPVPTKCSDEKNPRAKPYTFSNQKLKDLGLEFTPVSQCLYETVKSLQEKGHLPVPAKQEDSATVKS, via the exons atgcCTTCTGCCGAATCATTGCCACCTTCCTCCCAAACAATCTGTGTCACTGGCGCCGGTGGCTTCATAGCATCTTGGATGGTAAAACTTCTCTTGGAGAAAGGCTACACTGTGAGAGGAACACTCAGAAACCCAG ATGATCCCAAGAACGGACACTTGAAAGAGTTTGAAGGAGCCTCCGACAGACTAACTCTGCATAAGGTTGACCTCCTTGACGTTGACTCCGTTAGATCAGTAATTCACGGCTGCCATGGTGTCTTTCACACAGCTTCTCCCGTCACTGATAACCCC GAAGAAATGGTGGAGCCAGCGGTGAATGGAGCGAAGAATGTTATCATAGCAGCTGCAGAGGCAAAAGTGCGACGTGTGGTGTTCACCTCATCGATTGGTGCCGTATACATGGACCCCAAAAGGAGCATCGATTTGGTGGTTGACGAGTCTTGTTGGAGTGATTTAGAGTATTGCAAGAACACTAAG AATTGGTACTGCTATGGGAAAGCTGTGGCTGAACAAGCAGCATGGGACACTGCCAAAGAAAAAGGAGTGGACTTGGTTGTAGTGAACCCAGTATTGGTTCTTGGACCATTACTACAACCAACCATCAATGCTAGCACGATTCACATCCTCAAGTACCTCACTGGCTCTGCTAAGACCTATGCAAATGCCACACAGGCTTATGTGCATGTGAGGGATGTGGCATTGGCCCACATACTTGTTTATGAGAAGTCTTCTGCTTCTGGTCGATACTTATGTGCTGAAAGCTCCCTGCACCGTGGAGAACTAGTTGAAATTCTGGCGAAGTATTTCCCTGAGTACCCAGTTCCCACCAA GTGTTCCGATGAAAAGAACCCCAGGGCAAAACCATACACCTTTTCAAACCAGAAGCTCAAAGATTTGGGATTGGAATTCACTCCAGTGAGTCAGTGTTTGTATGAAACGGTTAAGAGTCTGCAGGAGAAAGGGCACCTTCCTGTTCCTGCAAAGCAGGAAGATTCAGCTACAGTGAAATCATGA
- the LOC106760931 gene encoding 40S ribosomal protein S12 — MSGEDVVVAAEAPAAIPGEPMDIMTALQLVLRKSLAYGGLARGLHESAKIIEKHAAQLCVLAEDCDQPDYVKLVKALCAEHNVSLLTVPSAKTLGEWAGLCKIDSEGKARKVTGCSCVVVKDFGEEHEAYNVVLQHVKAN, encoded by the exons TGAAGATGTAGTTGTTGCAGCTGAGGCACCTGCTGCCATTCCCGGTGAGCCCATGGACATCATGACTGCTTTACAGCTTGTGCTTAGAAAATCTCTGGCTTACGGTGGTCTTGCAAGAGGTCTTCACGAAAGTGCCAAGATCATTGAGAAGCATGCTGCACAGCTCTGTGTTCTAGCAGAAGATTGTGACCAACCTGATTATGTCAAACTGGTGAAAGCCCTTTGCGCCGAGCACAATGTTAGCCTTTTGACAGTTCCAAGTGCAAAGACCCTTGGAGAATGGGCTGGT ttaTGTAAGATTGACTCAGAAGGAAAGGCTAGGAAGGTAACTGGTTGCTCATGTGTTGTTGTTAAG GACTTTGGCGAAGAGCACGAAGCTTATAATGTTGTTCTGCAGCACGTGAAAGCTAACTAA